One window of Dyadobacter sandarakinus genomic DNA carries:
- a CDS encoding bifunctional YncE family protein/alkaline phosphatase family protein, with protein sequence MKQKLQTGLWLLLAGVFMLGCKKHAGTGGPSEEASVYQALSAKRIGLPNGWSLTPVGSSLELDDLPLNLVVSPSKKYLAVTNNGQSTQSITLIDAATEKILDTARVAKSYLGLAFSQDEQRLYASGGNDNKILVFEIGNRQLVAAEPIVLGKPWPVKISPTGIAVDDAQGRIYVVTKEDSSLYICDTRTRKTISKLNLGAAAYTCVLSGNKQELYVSLWGGSRVAIVNTETQKIAAEIATDKNPNDLLLTSDSKFLYVANGNDNTVAVIDLSKRQVSETLTTSLFPDAPVGTTPNGLALSEDEKTLYIANADNNCLAVFDVETKGRSRSAGFIPTGWYPTAVKLVGSRIFVTNGKGFSSRSNPKGPNPNLSKVPQQVGPNPQAYTGREQYIGGLFKGTLSMIDVPSPERLSAYSRLVYANTPYSKKKELHAEGEAGNPIPMKVGDKSPIKYVFYIIKENRTYDQVLGDMKEGNGDASLCLFPEKVTPNQHALAREFVLLDNFYVDAEVSADGHNWSSAAYANDYVEKNWVTSYGGRGGTYDFEGQKEIAHPRDGFIWDHAQRAGIPYRSYGWFADDGKPNIKALEGKYCPAFEGYDLSYMDIDREAAWEKDFDELLAAGKLPKLNTVRFGNDHTSGASVGKPTPFAAVADNDLAVGRFVEHLSKSKVWNESVVFILEDDAQNGPDHVDAHRSIAFVAGGFVKRGFVDHTMYSTSGMLRTMELILGLKPMSQYDAAATPMWRCFNHKPDPAPFISRKAGVDLTQNVAINANSRRSDQFDLTVPDAIDDLIFSEIVWQTVRGEQSVMPAPRRGAFVKLKKGGDDDDDDDDE encoded by the coding sequence ATGAAACAAAAACTACAAACCGGATTATGGCTGCTGCTTGCAGGTGTTTTTATGCTCGGATGTAAAAAGCATGCGGGTACCGGCGGACCATCGGAAGAAGCGTCGGTTTACCAGGCGCTTTCAGCGAAGCGCATCGGCCTGCCCAATGGATGGTCGCTGACACCCGTAGGAAGCAGTCTTGAGCTGGACGACCTACCCCTGAACCTGGTGGTATCTCCCTCAAAAAAATACCTGGCTGTGACCAACAATGGGCAAAGTACCCAGAGCATTACTTTGATAGACGCTGCTACCGAAAAAATTCTTGATACGGCCCGCGTCGCTAAGTCGTACCTGGGACTGGCCTTCAGCCAGGATGAGCAGAGGCTGTATGCATCGGGCGGCAACGACAATAAGATTCTTGTATTCGAGATTGGAAACCGGCAGCTTGTCGCGGCTGAGCCCATTGTGCTGGGCAAACCCTGGCCGGTCAAAATATCACCCACAGGCATTGCGGTTGACGATGCACAGGGGCGGATTTACGTGGTGACCAAGGAAGACAGCTCGCTGTACATTTGTGATACCCGTACCAGAAAAACCATCAGCAAGCTCAACCTGGGCGCTGCGGCATACACATGCGTGCTGTCCGGCAATAAACAAGAACTGTACGTGTCGCTGTGGGGCGGCTCCCGGGTGGCGATTGTAAATACGGAAACACAGAAAATTGCGGCAGAGATTGCTACCGACAAAAACCCGAATGACCTGCTGCTTACCAGCGATAGTAAATTTCTGTACGTGGCCAATGGAAATGACAATACGGTGGCGGTGATCGACCTGTCCAAACGCCAGGTTTCCGAAACATTGACGACCTCCCTGTTCCCTGATGCGCCGGTAGGCACAACACCCAACGGTCTGGCACTCAGTGAGGACGAAAAGACGCTCTACATTGCGAATGCGGACAACAACTGCCTGGCAGTGTTTGACGTAGAAACTAAAGGGCGCAGCCGCTCGGCAGGATTTATCCCGACCGGCTGGTATCCGACGGCCGTAAAACTGGTGGGTTCCAGGATTTTTGTTACCAATGGAAAAGGTTTTTCGTCGAGGTCCAATCCGAAAGGACCTAACCCTAATTTGTCGAAAGTGCCGCAGCAGGTAGGCCCCAATCCACAGGCCTACACAGGCAGGGAACAATATATCGGCGGCTTGTTCAAAGGTACCTTATCCATGATCGATGTACCCTCGCCGGAGCGCCTTTCGGCTTACTCACGCCTGGTGTATGCCAATACGCCCTATTCTAAAAAGAAGGAGCTCCATGCAGAGGGTGAGGCCGGTAATCCCATTCCGATGAAGGTAGGAGACAAATCTCCGATCAAATACGTGTTTTACATCATCAAGGAAAACCGCACCTACGACCAGGTCCTCGGGGATATGAAGGAGGGAAACGGGGATGCGTCCCTCTGTTTGTTTCCTGAAAAGGTGACGCCCAACCAGCACGCGCTGGCGCGGGAGTTTGTCCTGCTTGATAATTTTTATGTCGATGCGGAGGTAAGTGCTGACGGTCATAACTGGTCTTCGGCTGCGTATGCCAATGATTATGTTGAGAAAAACTGGGTCACCAGCTACGGAGGCCGGGGCGGTACCTATGATTTTGAAGGACAAAAAGAAATTGCACACCCAAGGGACGGCTTTATCTGGGACCATGCGCAGCGTGCCGGTATTCCCTACAGGAGCTACGGCTGGTTTGCCGATGATGGCAAGCCCAATATCAAGGCATTGGAAGGCAAATATTGTCCGGCATTTGAGGGATACGATCTCAGTTATATGGACATTGACAGGGAAGCTGCCTGGGAGAAGGATTTTGACGAACTGTTGGCAGCCGGCAAGCTTCCGAAACTGAATACGGTACGATTCGGTAACGACCATACATCGGGTGCCAGCGTCGGCAAACCCACTCCCTTTGCAGCTGTGGCGGACAATGACCTTGCCGTGGGCCGCTTCGTGGAGCATCTTTCAAAGAGTAAGGTATGGAATGAATCCGTGGTGTTTATCCTGGAAGACGATGCCCAGAATGGACCGGATCATGTCGATGCACACCGGTCTATTGCATTTGTTGCCGGGGGTTTTGTTAAAAGGGGTTTTGTAGACCATACCATGTATTCGACTTCGGGCATGCTTCGTACCATGGAGCTGATCTTGGGCCTCAAACCCATGAGCCAGTACGATGCCGCAGCCACGCCCATGTGGAGATGTTTCAATCACAAACCCGATCCGGCTCCATTTATTTCCAGAAAAGCAGGCGTGGATCTTACGCAGAATGTGGCGATCAATGCAAATTCCCGGCGTTCAGACCAGTTTGACCTGACGGTCCCTGACGCAATTGATGACCTCATTTTCAGTGAAATTGTGTGGCAGACAGTGCGGGGTGAACAAAGCGTGATGCCCGCCCCCCGCCGTGGCGCTTTCGTAAAGCTTAAAAAAGGAGGCGATGATGATGACGACGACGACGATGAATAA
- a CDS encoding MFS transporter has product MRYFTFFYLYIMQGIPSGFALTAVANHLTAKGLSSYSVGSFVAIVGLPWVLQFVWGPVIDRFQFSVIGHRKHWVLLTQVVAFLASLGLLLISDPVRQVSLLSVLFFVHSIFASVQDASVDAIAISIVPVQERGRVNAFMRGGYLLGIAAGSAGLSTILYSYNFFYAAATQSALLLFFTALTFLIKLDRSDQYLPSRDTIRKKRVEKNTDNPDLKWLFTELYKAIFERSSIRIFLQIALVYGCISIFVRAFSYHLIHHLHWNDRSVSVLQGGWGVAATLIVTLSGGYLADKLGAARLQHKVMAVIAIFLLVFSILSQFWVLKAVSITGLLLFNFADPMFSVAAMPVLMLLCRKKIEGSQFTTYMALVNFCDVIGSYFSGWAMTFIDASTIGFACGIVIISVIISKRYFRSRTMESLKGEA; this is encoded by the coding sequence CTGCGCTACTTCACCTTCTTTTACTTGTATATCATGCAGGGCATTCCTTCGGGATTTGCCCTCACCGCTGTTGCCAATCATCTGACCGCCAAGGGACTGTCGTCTTATTCGGTCGGGTCATTTGTTGCCATTGTCGGGCTTCCGTGGGTGCTTCAGTTTGTCTGGGGACCGGTGATCGACCGCTTTCAGTTTTCAGTGATCGGTCACCGTAAACACTGGGTACTGCTGACGCAGGTGGTTGCATTCCTGGCTTCACTCGGACTTCTCCTGATTTCTGATCCGGTCAGGCAGGTATCGCTGCTGTCTGTTTTATTCTTTGTGCACAGCATCTTCGCAAGTGTTCAGGATGCCAGTGTGGATGCGATCGCCATTTCCATCGTACCTGTGCAGGAGAGGGGCCGGGTCAATGCATTCATGCGCGGAGGGTACCTGCTGGGTATCGCTGCGGGTTCGGCAGGGTTGTCAACAATATTATACAGCTACAACTTTTTCTATGCGGCTGCAACCCAGTCCGCCTTGCTCCTTTTTTTTACCGCATTGACTTTCCTGATCAAACTGGACAGATCCGACCAATACCTGCCTTCACGGGATACTATCAGAAAAAAGAGGGTTGAAAAAAACACGGATAATCCTGATCTGAAATGGTTATTTACCGAGCTGTACAAAGCGATTTTTGAAAGAAGCAGCATCCGAATTTTTCTTCAGATTGCATTGGTATATGGCTGTATCAGCATCTTTGTCCGCGCATTTTCCTACCATCTCATACATCACCTGCACTGGAACGATCGGTCGGTTTCGGTTTTGCAGGGTGGATGGGGCGTGGCGGCTACGCTGATCGTCACCCTCTCAGGCGGCTATCTTGCGGACAAATTAGGCGCTGCCAGGTTACAGCACAAAGTGATGGCGGTGATCGCCATATTCCTGCTTGTATTTTCCATACTGAGTCAGTTTTGGGTATTGAAAGCCGTGAGTATCACGGGGTTGCTGCTCTTCAATTTTGCAGACCCTATGTTCAGTGTAGCGGCCATGCCCGTGCTGATGCTGCTTTGCCGGAAGAAAATAGAGGGCTCCCAGTTTACCACCTATATGGCACTGGTTAATTTTTGTGATGTGATCGGCTCCTATTTTTCGGGGTGGGCCATGACATTCATCGATGCATCCACCATCGGTTTTGCATGCGGAATTGTGATTATATCCGTCATCATTTCCAAAAGGTATTTCAGGAGCAGGACCATGGAATCTTTGAAAGGTGAAGCCTAG
- a CDS encoding helix-turn-helix transcriptional regulator yields the protein MKNRLKVARAEHNLSQAELAEKVGVSRQTINSIETGRYIPSTTLALKLARAFAMATEDIFQLEDTD from the coding sequence ATGAAAAACAGGCTTAAAGTGGCCCGGGCAGAGCATAATCTGTCCCAAGCTGAATTGGCGGAAAAAGTCGGGGTAAGCAGGCAAACGATCAATTCCATAGAGACCGGCCGGTATATTCCTTCCACGACGCTGGCTTTGAAGCTGGCACGTGCATTCGCGATGGCCACGGAAGATATTTTCCAGTTGGAGGATACGGATTAA
- a CDS encoding BlaI/MecI/CopY family transcriptional regulator has translation MEKLTAQEEEAMLAVWKSGEGHVKTFMAAMEPPVPAYTTVASTVKNLEKKGYLQSRLIGNTYLYAPVVTEEAYKQKFMGNVVKDYFANSYKDLVSFFVEKNKISADELKEIIRMIEDKK, from the coding sequence ATGGAAAAGTTGACTGCACAAGAAGAAGAAGCCATGCTGGCGGTATGGAAATCCGGCGAGGGGCATGTAAAAACATTCATGGCTGCCATGGAGCCGCCGGTACCTGCTTATACCACGGTGGCCTCGACCGTCAAGAACCTCGAAAAGAAAGGCTACCTCCAAAGCAGGCTTATCGGGAATACCTACCTCTACGCACCTGTGGTAACCGAAGAGGCTTATAAACAGAAGTTTATGGGCAATGTAGTGAAAGACTATTTTGCAAACTCCTACAAGGATCTGGTGAGTTTTTTCGTGGAGAAAAACAAGATTTCTGCCGACGAGCTGAAAGAGATCATCCGTATGATCGAAGATAAAAAGTAA
- a CDS encoding M56 family metallopeptidase, whose translation MMPFTEYLVKVSLGFVVVSLLYVLVLRRLTFYSWNRFYLLAASALCFFIPFFDVSPMLNRLDSYSGQEIVQQVPSVSRVLPNPVTPAMTMSETPHAQLRVAPEQHPVDWLLIVWGVGVAAMLVRLMVRILSMARIMRRAQLAYHDGVRIYHLDQDISPFSFGKAVFYNPALHRDDDLPDIMLHELVHVRQHHTFDVIWGELLCMINWFNPLVWLLSYGMRQNLEYIADREVLESHPDSKAYQYLLLKTTLRADLSLANQFGYPSLKKRIAMMNRKRSPRLALVSFLLLLPLTALLLAAFRPELPTSPRQQASYPITGSRQGWHAGDAVLISGLILDNLTGKPITNMALTMERQKIAPTSTGNIIFADGVAETIGTIYTDKDGFFFKSIQRDSLDKDLYSYAFGHKGTLYKEFSFDAGHQLMDQAYMAFPVVFAQKKDTPANKRSLYWANLQHFQVQSRSQDLAAALKSYLYAELPPLLAENKLRTEFKLRYKFPKNVITRFRDGYFDRNRELMGYVGKLQFYLNGKKASYQEVNEAFRGYPYQLGVGHEHRQNSADLNTKIAYLTFPLYRDTPPPALVKGNVEIINVDHFDPAKLKNAAYMLDGFRQVAGVGSNLMPQKDEIRSVVLMKGKLARYYDRAQDTIWWVETRPAAEVFGRPDFATR comes from the coding sequence ATGATGCCATTCACCGAGTACCTTGTTAAAGTTTCGCTGGGCTTCGTTGTCGTGAGCCTGCTGTATGTGCTTGTACTGAGAAGGTTAACCTTTTATAGCTGGAACCGCTTTTACCTGCTGGCTGCCTCTGCATTGTGCTTTTTCATCCCTTTTTTTGATGTCAGTCCCATGCTCAACCGCCTGGACAGCTACTCCGGGCAGGAGATTGTGCAGCAGGTTCCCAGCGTAAGCCGCGTTTTGCCCAATCCGGTAACACCGGCTATGACCATGAGCGAAACGCCGCATGCGCAGCTCCGGGTAGCGCCTGAGCAGCACCCTGTAGACTGGTTGCTGATCGTGTGGGGGGTCGGAGTGGCGGCTATGCTCGTCAGGCTGATGGTACGTATCTTATCCATGGCGCGCATCATGCGCCGTGCACAGCTGGCGTACCACGATGGCGTACGCATTTATCACCTGGATCAGGACATCAGCCCGTTTTCATTTGGTAAAGCTGTGTTTTATAATCCTGCATTGCACCGGGACGATGACCTGCCGGACATCATGCTGCATGAGCTCGTGCATGTTCGCCAGCACCATACTTTTGATGTCATCTGGGGGGAACTGCTTTGTATGATCAACTGGTTTAACCCGCTTGTATGGCTGCTTTCGTATGGGATGCGGCAGAACCTGGAATATATCGCTGACCGGGAAGTGCTCGAAAGCCATCCGGACTCCAAAGCCTACCAATACCTGCTGCTCAAAACCACCCTGCGCGCCGACCTGAGCCTTGCCAATCAGTTTGGCTATCCTTCGCTTAAAAAACGCATTGCCATGATGAACCGTAAACGAAGCCCGCGTTTGGCGCTGGTAAGTTTCCTGCTCCTGCTGCCGCTGACCGCCTTGTTGCTCGCGGCATTCAGGCCGGAGCTGCCCACGTCTCCCCGCCAGCAGGCATCCTACCCGATAACCGGTAGCAGGCAGGGCTGGCATGCGGGGGATGCCGTGCTCATTTCGGGACTGATCCTGGACAACCTAACCGGCAAGCCCATTACCAATATGGCATTGACCATGGAGCGGCAGAAAATCGCACCAACTTCCACCGGCAACATCATTTTCGCGGACGGAGTAGCTGAAACCATCGGTACCATTTATACCGATAAAGACGGGTTTTTCTTCAAATCTATACAGAGAGACAGCCTGGACAAAGACCTGTACAGCTATGCCTTCGGTCATAAAGGTACTCTGTACAAGGAATTTAGCTTTGATGCAGGTCACCAGTTAATGGATCAGGCCTACATGGCGTTCCCTGTCGTTTTTGCACAGAAGAAAGATACGCCTGCCAATAAAAGAAGCTTGTACTGGGCAAACCTGCAACATTTTCAGGTACAAAGTCGCAGTCAGGATCTCGCGGCAGCGCTTAAAAGCTACCTGTACGCGGAGCTTCCGCCGCTTCTGGCAGAAAACAAGCTTCGTACCGAATTTAAGCTCCGCTATAAATTTCCAAAGAACGTCATTACCCGATTTCGCGACGGGTATTTCGACCGGAACCGGGAGCTGATGGGGTATGTCGGAAAGCTGCAGTTTTATCTCAATGGTAAAAAGGCGAGCTATCAGGAAGTCAATGAGGCATTCCGCGGCTATCCCTACCAGCTCGGTGTGGGTCACGAACACAGGCAGAACTCCGCCGACCTGAACACGAAAATTGCCTATCTTACTTTTCCGCTTTACAGAGATACTCCTCCGCCCGCGCTGGTGAAGGGCAATGTGGAGATCATCAATGTTGACCATTTTGATCCGGCAAAACTAAAGAATGCAGCCTATATGCTGGATGGATTCCGCCAGGTAGCCGGGGTAGGGAGTAACCTGATGCCGCAGAAAGACGAGATCCGGAGCGTGGTTTTAATGAAAGGCAAGCTGGCCAGATACTATGATCGTGCTCAGGATACCATCTGGTGGGTGGAAACCCGCCCGGCTGCCGAGGTATTCGGGCGGCCTGACTTCGCGACACGGTGA
- a CDS encoding PAS domain-containing sensor histidine kinase — MITIEIAGLTQARANHAAFLQALEAQIHSPDFTFSPDFSTSKYACGLGPWLYAYALATYPDKPELIRLEEVHSNMYALAGAIVQSLARKDTPEAKRLFAEITDLDQQFTWTLDMLTLGERDDLRAGTGVRDWNKPDFSDGKVAAGNELLDSIAALEKEVDFRALTESTDVLIIFSDSLGSPFYVNNAWTAATGRTFTGVIAHGWMDLINPADLSMVEEAVAQSLAGLPTSPCEIRMQTGPAGKWFQLHVVPWSRRDGNSGGCIITLTDIDQLKHSQFENLMKTAVLDRCELIIGISMVEPMPEPMYNNPYTLRRLGWQTGKGRTLIDAIYPDDRARVTKMIPELIAQKGGTAEIRLYNEITGEPFWVEWNVMVIDEPYPGFPSILATISPDITDRKQYQHLLEQREHTLLDALEIAQLGTWTMDIASFQTTFSRRHLDMFGVTAENMTLEESISHVVDGDKVQLSKAFFEAQKAGSSGKFDAEYTIVNASTGKEQIIHSLGQTYYDADGKAQSIAGIAQDITIYRDLQRSLEVQVQDRTHQLDESNRKLAAGSERMQQANLQLKRSNEDLHRFAYVASHDLQEPLRKIQQFASRLEIENENASAKARDYLKRMTTAAGRMSTLISDLLAFSRVSNSNQPMQPVALTKLVDQVVSDLEIQVTETAAVVDVGELPSIKGDASQLRQLFQNVISNAIKFHKVQDDGLALSPRVIISSMQVTGEDVPANLRLVNPGRAYHRISIADNGIGFDEIYLDRIFQVFQRLHGRSEYHGTGIGLAICERVVANHHGLISATSQIGHGSTFHVYFPAEDMDVHE, encoded by the coding sequence TTGATCACGATAGAAATTGCCGGTTTGACCCAGGCAAGAGCAAACCATGCAGCGTTTCTTCAAGCGCTGGAAGCACAAATACACAGTCCGGATTTTACGTTTTCTCCTGATTTTTCAACATCCAAATACGCCTGCGGACTGGGTCCCTGGCTGTATGCATATGCCCTGGCGACTTACCCTGATAAGCCGGAGCTGATCCGCCTGGAAGAGGTACATTCCAATATGTATGCTCTTGCGGGAGCTATTGTTCAGAGTCTTGCACGAAAAGACACGCCCGAAGCCAAGCGGCTTTTTGCAGAAATAACCGACCTGGACCAGCAATTTACCTGGACACTGGATATGCTGACTTTGGGTGAGCGTGATGATCTGCGAGCGGGTACCGGCGTACGGGATTGGAACAAACCCGACTTTTCTGATGGTAAAGTTGCTGCCGGCAATGAACTCCTGGACAGCATTGCTGCACTCGAAAAAGAAGTGGACTTTCGGGCATTGACAGAAAGCACGGACGTACTGATCATCTTCAGTGATTCCCTGGGGAGTCCGTTTTATGTCAACAATGCCTGGACCGCTGCGACGGGCAGGACGTTCACCGGGGTTATAGCCCACGGGTGGATGGATCTGATAAATCCCGCCGATCTATCCATGGTAGAAGAAGCTGTGGCTCAATCGCTGGCTGGTCTGCCGACATCACCCTGCGAAATCAGGATGCAGACAGGCCCGGCCGGCAAATGGTTTCAGCTGCACGTAGTTCCCTGGTCGCGCCGAGACGGAAATTCCGGAGGCTGCATTATCACGCTGACGGACATTGACCAACTCAAGCACAGCCAGTTCGAAAATCTGATGAAGACCGCGGTACTGGACCGATGCGAACTGATCATCGGGATCAGTATGGTGGAGCCGATGCCGGAACCCATGTATAACAATCCGTATACGCTCAGGAGACTGGGCTGGCAGACCGGCAAAGGCCGTACCTTAATTGACGCTATTTATCCTGACGACCGTGCGCGCGTAACAAAAATGATTCCTGAACTGATTGCCCAAAAAGGTGGTACAGCGGAAATCAGGCTGTATAATGAAATCACCGGTGAGCCTTTCTGGGTGGAGTGGAACGTGATGGTCATTGATGAACCCTACCCCGGCTTTCCATCCATCCTGGCCACGATCAGTCCGGATATTACGGACAGGAAACAGTACCAGCATTTGCTTGAACAACGCGAGCATACGTTGCTGGACGCGCTCGAAATTGCACAGCTGGGCACCTGGACGATGGATATTGCTTCTTTTCAAACCACATTTTCCCGCCGCCACCTGGATATGTTCGGCGTCACAGCCGAGAATATGACGCTCGAAGAGTCCATCAGCCACGTTGTTGACGGAGATAAGGTACAACTATCAAAAGCTTTTTTTGAAGCGCAGAAGGCGGGCAGCAGCGGAAAATTCGATGCCGAATACACCATTGTGAATGCCAGTACCGGCAAGGAACAGATCATCCATTCGCTTGGACAAACCTACTACGATGCCGATGGAAAGGCCCAAAGCATTGCGGGCATTGCGCAGGATATTACCATTTACCGGGACTTGCAACGGTCGCTGGAAGTTCAGGTACAGGACCGGACGCACCAGCTCGACGAAAGTAACCGGAAACTTGCGGCAGGCAGTGAGCGCATGCAGCAGGCAAATCTTCAGTTAAAAAGATCAAATGAAGATCTTCACCGCTTCGCCTACGTAGCTTCCCACGATCTGCAGGAACCGTTGAGAAAAATACAGCAGTTTGCCAGTCGACTGGAAATTGAAAATGAAAATGCATCGGCGAAGGCCCGGGATTACCTGAAAAGAATGACCACCGCCGCCGGGCGGATGTCGACCCTGATCAGCGACCTGCTGGCATTTTCGCGGGTGTCGAACAGTAACCAGCCCATGCAGCCGGTCGCATTGACCAAGCTGGTGGACCAGGTAGTTTCAGATCTCGAAATACAGGTTACCGAAACGGCGGCGGTTGTTGATGTTGGTGAGCTGCCCTCCATAAAGGGTGACGCATCACAGCTCAGGCAGCTCTTTCAGAACGTTATCAGCAATGCAATCAAATTTCACAAGGTTCAGGACGATGGTCTGGCGCTTTCTCCGAGGGTGATCATCAGCTCCATGCAGGTTACAGGTGAGGATGTTCCTGCAAATCTGAGGCTTGTCAACCCCGGCCGTGCTTACCACCGCATCAGCATTGCGGATAATGGAATCGGGTTTGATGAGATATACCTGGACCGGATTTTCCAGGTTTTCCAGCGGCTCCACGGCAGAAGCGAGTACCACGGTACGGGCATCGGGCTGGCCATTTGCGAACGGGTTGTTGCCAATCATCACGGACTCATCAGCGCCACCAGCCAAATCGGGCATGGATCGACCTTTCATGTATACTTCCCGGCTGAGGACATGGATGTGCACGAATAA